The segment CCACGCAGCCCCCAGGTCCAGCGTCGAATCATCGGCATTCCACGAGGCCACGAACCCCGGGCGCTGAATCTCGTGGACCTTGGCGATCCGGTGCAGCGCGTGCAGCGGCGGCTGATCGCCCGCCAGTCCACTCGGAATGTCCAGGTAGGCGTCGCCGTCGTCGTGCAACGCGCAGCGCGCGCGCACCATCGCGGCCCACCACGCGGCGGCCGCCTGGCCGCGCGGCGTTGCCCGAAAAGCGTTGAAGCCAACCCACCAATGCGCGCGATTCTTCATCGACGCACGATGCGGCGGGAACCGATGCGTCAGCATCGCCACGTCGGCATCGTCGGGGACCTCGCGCAACGACGGCATCGGGTCGCCCAGGCACCAGTTGTCGGAGTCGAGATACACCACCCAATCGCTCGGCGCCGCGCTCCCGGCGACAAACGCCGTCACCTGGCTCGCCCACGTCCAGTAGTACGCGCCGCCCGTTCGGTTGTTCAGCGCGTGCCGGAGCCCCGGCGTGGCGGTCAGCACGGCGTCACCAGGCACCACGCGCAGCACGTCTCGATGCCCGTGCGCCACGAGTCGCTCTCGCGCTGCATTCGCCAACGCTGCCGTCTCGTCGTCCAGCGTGACCCACCAATGAACCCATTGGTCGTCGGTCGCGTGCGCGAGCAACGAGTGGTGCAGCGCGAGATTCATCGCGGCGTAGTTCGCGTCGCAGGCGGACGCGAAAATAATCATGCGCCCTCCGTCGGAATCGGCAAGCCGAGTTCGGTCAGCACGCGACGACCGTCGTCGGTCCACTGGCCGCGCTTCAGCATCTCGACGATGGAATACGGACGGTTCTCGCGCGTAACCGCGCAATGCAAACCGACCGGATCGCGCACTGGCGACAACTCAAAGCTCCAGGGATCGCCGACACCGGCCGCCTGCATTGTCAGATAGGTCGGCCGCCAGAATGCCGGATAGAGCGACTTTGCGTAGGGCGCGGCAATGGCGTGTGTGCCGGCGTGGCCGTGCGCGAATGGCGTCGTGCACTCCGGCGTTGGGCAGATGCGGTAGTACGCCGCGCCTATCGCCTCCATCTCGTCACGGCATCGCACGACCTCGGCGGTATCAGTGGGGGCGCACGCCACCATGTCATTCATGGTTACGAGGACGACACGCGCGTCGACCTGACTCATGGCCTCAACAACGAAATCGCCCCAGGCGCGTCCGCGAATCGTGTCCTCGATCCAATGGACCGGCCACGGGCAATCAGGCCAATGCCGGGCGTGCAACCATACCCACGGATTCCGCGTGCGCGGATGATTGCCCCAGGCGCAGCTCAACACCACTATGGCGGTATCAGACCCCATGCGCGAGTACCTCCTCGATGCGGCACAATTCGCTCTCCGTCGCATCCGGCAGGATGCCCACGTAGCACCCGCAGTCGTGGATCACGTCGGCCCCCGGCAGCGCCCCCCGCGTCACGCGGTCGCGGAACTGTCCGTACGCGAGCGCCGGCTGGCGTGCGAGATTGCCGGCGACGATGGCCCGCGTCTCAATGCCCTGCGCCTCCAGGCGGTCCACGAGCGCGCTCCGCGCGGCCTCGGACTCGCAGAGGATTGGGACCGCGAACCAGCTCGGCGTCGCGCCGACGAGCGGCTGCGGCACGCGGCAGCCCGGCGCGTCGGCGAGCGCCGCGAGCATCCGCGCCGCCACGCGCGCCCGCGCCTCCCGGATGGCCGGCCACCGTTCGAGTTGCCGGAGCCCCACGGCCGCCTGTGATTCGGTGGGCCGGAAGTTCCCGCCCCAGGTCACGAACGTGTAGCGCGGGTCGCCGCGCCAGTCCGCCAACTCGTCGGCCCACGGCGTCACGTCGTCGCAGTTGCGCGTCCACCCGTGGGCGCGCGCGGCACGAACGAACGGGAGGTCGGCCTGGTCGTTGATCCCGGTGACGCCGCCCTCGCCTGTCGAACAATGGTGCGCCACGAAGAGCGAGTGCGTGCCGGCGAGGCCGAACGTGCCGACCGGCTGGCCCTGCCACGCGGCGCCGAGCGCCTCGCAGCAGTCCTCCACCAGTGCGATAGAGAGATGCTCAGTCGCCGCGCGGGTGGCGGTCATGTCCCACGGGAGACCCAAGAGGTGCGTGACGAAGAGACCGATCGGAACGCGCCGCGCGCGCTCTTCTTCCTCGGCGGCATCGAGGATGGCGTTCGGATGCGCGGTCAGCGTGATGGGGTCCACGTCGACGAGCCGCA is part of the bacterium genome and harbors:
- a CDS encoding DegT/DnrJ/EryC1/StrS family aminotransferase yields the protein MSDALRAEIARLIALRRAAPIEKARYFWPLARPAWTVDECEAALLPWIEAQTTMWERTKDFEATFARAFGYDSAALCNSGSSADLLAALLLRESMANIPGTVLVPAVTWPTQVWACLMAGLTVRLVDVDPITLTAHPNAILDAAEEEERARRVPIGLFVTHLLGLPWDMTATRAATEHLSIALVEDCCEALGAAWQGQPVGTFGLAGTHSLFVAHHCSTGEGGVTGINDQADLPFVRAARAHGWTRNCDDVTPWADELADWRGDPRYTFVTWGGNFRPTESQAAVGLRQLERWPAIREARARVAARMLAALADAPGCRVPQPLVGATPSWFAVPILCESEAARSALVDRLEAQGIETRAIVAGNLARQPALAYGQFRDRVTRGALPGADVIHDCGCYVGILPDATESELCRIEEVLAHGV